A single Marinitoga aeolica DNA region contains:
- the mrdA gene encoding penicillin-binding protein 2 yields MKESRFKLLILLFLFSFIILISRTAYIQIFNHTKYTKEVEELSTKIITLNPIRGNIYDRNGTLLAWNEKVYVIENYRESFSEKDIALLKKAFSTITKSPETLVDKLIFQKRITVNLTPANIKLISSIKGIRISEKYIRKYKDNTIYPIIGYVNSEGVPLYGVEKVYNNILEGKPGYQIVKITPGGRVDKVLETVDPIKGKDLYLTIDYNLQKYIYDEMEKYKKPGAVIMSNPNNGEILALVSYPSIEPNLFSSGLSIQDWKKIIYDTKQPLINRAISSVYAPGSVIKPFFALVGLEEGISPEATIFCDGKFELKNSQNKVIAEYYDWNIFGHGVTDLVKSLRVSCNLYYYNLGLKLGIDTMSSYANLFKINQKTGIDLTGEVSSVFPSRSWKKEKFGKDWFIGETVLTSIGQGYMQFTPISILRLYNILSTKGKYYKFHVLEKYVKNISEDAISYEKKLDFVFNIKPIEYFNILKGLIEVTTYPGNSSDGGTAYHVFKNFKELVAGKTGTAEVTGGKSPHSWFAGFMPANNPEVSIVSFVENGGYGSEVAAPIAKKALEKYIELKNNNK; encoded by the coding sequence ATGAAAGAATCGAGATTTAAATTACTAATTTTATTATTTTTATTTTCCTTTATTATATTAATTTCAAGAACTGCTTATATACAAATTTTTAATCATACAAAATACACAAAAGAAGTTGAAGAATTAAGTACAAAAATTATAACTCTGAATCCCATCAGAGGAAATATTTACGATAGAAATGGTACTTTATTAGCCTGGAATGAAAAAGTATATGTTATTGAAAATTATAGAGAATCTTTTTCAGAAAAAGATATCGCATTATTAAAGAAGGCTTTTTCAACAATAACAAAATCTCCAGAGACTCTCGTTGATAAATTAATTTTTCAAAAAAGAATTACAGTTAATTTAACTCCAGCAAATATAAAACTAATTTCCTCTATAAAAGGAATAAGAATTTCTGAAAAATATATTAGAAAATATAAAGACAATACTATATATCCCATTATTGGTTATGTTAATTCTGAAGGTGTACCTCTATATGGTGTTGAGAAGGTTTATAATAACATTCTAGAAGGAAAACCTGGTTATCAAATTGTGAAAATTACTCCTGGAGGGCGTGTAGATAAGGTTTTAGAAACTGTTGATCCAATAAAAGGAAAAGATTTATATCTTACTATTGATTATAATTTGCAAAAATATATATATGATGAAATGGAAAAATATAAAAAACCCGGTGCTGTAATAATGTCAAACCCAAATAATGGGGAAATTCTTGCTCTTGTTAGTTATCCATCAATAGAACCAAACTTATTTTCTTCTGGATTATCAATCCAGGATTGGAAAAAAATTATATATGATACAAAACAACCATTAATCAACAGAGCTATATCTTCTGTATATGCTCCAGGGTCAGTTATTAAACCTTTTTTTGCGCTTGTCGGTTTAGAAGAAGGTATTTCACCTGAAGCCACTATTTTCTGTGATGGAAAGTTTGAGTTAAAAAATTCTCAAAATAAGGTTATTGCAGAATATTATGATTGGAATATTTTTGGTCATGGTGTTACTGATCTTGTAAAATCATTGAGAGTTTCATGTAATTTATATTATTATAATCTTGGTTTAAAACTTGGTATAGATACTATGAGTTCATATGCTAATTTATTTAAGATAAATCAAAAAACTGGCATAGATTTAACTGGAGAAGTTTCTTCTGTTTTTCCAAGTCGTTCATGGAAAAAAGAAAAATTCGGAAAAGATTGGTTCATTGGAGAAACAGTTTTAACTTCAATAGGACAGGGATATATGCAATTTACACCCATTAGTATTCTTAGATTATATAATATATTATCAACAAAAGGTAAATATTATAAATTTCATGTTTTAGAAAAGTATGTCAAAAATATATCGGAAGATGCTATAAGTTATGAAAAAAAATTAGATTTTGTTTTCAATATTAAACCTATTGAATATTTTAATATTTTAAAAGGATTAATAGAAGTTACGACATATCCTGGAAATAGTTCCGATGGCGGAACAGCATATCATGTATTTAAAAATTTTAAAGAATTAGTAGCCGGAAAAACAGGAACAGCTGAAGTAACTGGAGGTAAATCACCACATTCCTGGTTTGCAGGATTCATGCCAGCAAATAATCCAGAAGTTTCAATAGTTTCGTTTGTTGAAAATGGTGGTTATGGTTCGGAAGTAGCTGCACCTATTGCTAAAAAAGCACTGGAAAAATATATTGAATTAAAAAATAATAACAAATAA
- the mreB gene encoding rod shape-determining protein: MRANIGIDLGTANTLVYVKGKGIVVNEPSVIAIEKDTKEILTVGKEAKKMIGKTPANIIAVRPLKDGVIADYNTALAMLKYFISASVGSFTFFKPTVVVGVPTDATEVERSALYKATLDAGAGKAFLIEEAMATAIGVGLNVEEASGNMVVDIGGGTTEIAVISLGSIVLSKSVRIAGDELDEAIINYVKDKAGLLIGERTAEKIKKRIGNTWPNEEYDNEEIEIIGRDILSGLPKNIILKGFEIREAISNPVSKIVEQIKLTVEETPPELLTDIVMKGIYLSGGGALLKGLKELIEHETKIKVIVAEDPLTAVARGAGMVLDKIKILENLAKLQR; the protein is encoded by the coding sequence ATGAGAGCGAATATTGGTATAGATTTGGGAACTGCTAATACTTTGGTTTACGTAAAAGGAAAAGGAATTGTTGTTAATGAACCATCTGTTATTGCTATAGAAAAGGATACTAAAGAAATTTTGACTGTTGGAAAAGAAGCAAAAAAAATGATAGGTAAAACTCCTGCTAATATAATAGCTGTTAGACCTTTAAAAGATGGTGTTATTGCTGATTATAATACTGCATTAGCTATGTTAAAATACTTTATAAGCGCTTCAGTTGGATCATTCACATTTTTCAAACCAACTGTAGTTGTTGGTGTACCAACAGATGCTACAGAAGTTGAAAGAAGCGCTCTATACAAAGCAACATTGGATGCTGGAGCTGGAAAAGCTTTTTTAATTGAAGAAGCAATGGCAACAGCTATTGGGGTTGGTTTAAATGTTGAAGAGGCGTCAGGAAATATGGTTGTTGATATTGGTGGTGGAACAACAGAAATTGCTGTTATTTCTCTTGGTAGCATTGTTCTTTCAAAATCCGTTAGAATAGCTGGCGATGAACTCGATGAAGCTATTATAAACTATGTTAAAGATAAAGCCGGTCTTCTTATTGGTGAAAGAACTGCAGAAAAAATTAAAAAGAGAATAGGTAATACATGGCCAAATGAGGAATATGATAATGAAGAAATTGAAATTATTGGCAGAGATATTTTATCCGGTCTTCCAAAAAATATAATATTAAAAGGTTTTGAAATAAGAGAAGCAATAAGTAATCCTGTCTCCAAAATTGTAGAACAAATAAAATTAACTGTTGAAGAAACACCTCCAGAATTATTAACTGACATTGTTATGAAAGGTATATACCTTTCGGGTGGTGGTGCATTATTAAAGGGTTTAAAAGAATTAATTGAGCATGAAACTAAAATTAAGGTTATTGTCGCAGAAGATCCTTTAACTGCTGTAGCCAGAGGAGCCGGTATGGTGCTTGACAAAATAAAAATTTTAGAAAATTTAGCTAAATTACAGAGGTAA
- the ruvC gene encoding crossover junction endodeoxyribonuclease RuvC, which produces MRILGIDPGYGRIGYGVIEKTGNNFKLIDFGVIETDKKADLNARLLEIFDKLNNLIKDYNPDEAAVESLFFFKNVKTAIQVGEARGVILLALQKASIPIFEYTPYQVKQAITGYGRAEKGQIQRMLKVVFNLKKTPTPDDAADALAIAFCHGNFQKYSNR; this is translated from the coding sequence ATGAGAATATTAGGTATTGATCCAGGATATGGTAGAATCGGATATGGAGTTATTGAAAAAACAGGTAATAATTTTAAATTAATAGATTTTGGTGTTATAGAAACTGATAAAAAGGCTGACTTAAACGCACGGCTTCTTGAGATTTTTGATAAACTCAATAATTTAATTAAAGATTATAATCCTGATGAAGCAGCAGTTGAAAGTCTTTTTTTCTTTAAAAATGTAAAAACTGCTATTCAAGTTGGTGAAGCTAGAGGTGTTATTTTACTGGCTTTACAAAAAGCCAGTATTCCAATTTTTGAATATACACCTTATCAGGTAAAGCAGGCTATTACAGGTTATGGAAGAGCAGAAAAAGGACAAATTCAAAGAATGTTGAAAGTAGTATTTAATCTTAAAAAAACACCCACACCTGATGATGCTGCAGACGCATTGGCTATTGCATTTTGTCATGGTAATTTTCAAAAATATAGTAATAGATAA
- a CDS encoding fibronectin type III domain-containing protein produces the protein MKKSLIIYFLFLITISFSNIIWEINPTNFKIVEYNKFMTLSWDINEKVNYYSLYFGESEKNLKLVYNGEKSKYIIKELKPNKNYYWRIKAYTEKGIIESEIFRFYLQLKKPEIKNVYPNFEHDLDSSNIQFKWNLNYPVNYTTTFILYKNNEKIIEKRLLGNKYVMNLVPGINYKWYIILDDEFKNKYTFGPYIFSTKPFDFLMSLKNSIYEIKTYDKYLEKRPIYNLNDNIESFYEYKNFIILKMKDRIEIVHKSGKKTSEIDVENIKDYYIEKKNDELLLYIVNEKSLKVFDITNPYYPFLKKEIIGNFISVSSNDFSIILLSKNNLILMDKKYKIYFQKEIKQLKKIIYNNNKMFIVALSDKLIRYDYKNGMIYYKKELRLSKIISYDIYENKIAFLTINNEIYVYNMDFELLDYIYLKEKIKKIKLYGNLIYYYSDDLNFIEMNNSGRK, from the coding sequence ATGAAAAAGTCGTTAATAATTTATTTTTTATTTTTAATAACTATTTCGTTTTCAAATATAATCTGGGAAATAAATCCAACCAACTTTAAAATAGTTGAATATAATAAGTTTATGACTTTATCCTGGGATATAAATGAAAAAGTAAATTACTATAGTTTATATTTTGGTGAAAGTGAGAAAAACTTAAAATTAGTATATAACGGTGAAAAGTCAAAATATATAATAAAAGAATTAAAACCTAATAAAAATTATTATTGGAGGATAAAGGCTTATACAGAGAAAGGAATAATAGAATCTGAAATATTTAGATTCTATCTGCAATTAAAAAAACCAGAAATAAAAAATGTATATCCGAATTTCGAGCATGATTTAGATTCCAGCAACATTCAATTTAAATGGAATTTGAATTATCCTGTGAATTATACAACAACTTTTATTTTGTATAAAAATAATGAAAAAATCATTGAAAAAAGGCTTTTAGGAAATAAATATGTAATGAATTTGGTTCCAGGAATAAATTATAAATGGTATATTATATTAGACGATGAATTTAAAAATAAATATACTTTTGGTCCATATATATTTTCTACAAAACCTTTTGATTTTTTAATGAGTTTAAAAAATTCAATATATGAAATAAAAACATATGATAAGTATCTGGAAAAAAGACCTATATACAATTTAAACGACAATATAGAATCATTTTACGAATATAAAAATTTTATTATATTAAAAATGAAAGATAGGATAGAAATAGTTCATAAAAGTGGTAAAAAAACCTCTGAAATTGATGTTGAAAATATAAAAGATTATTATATAGAGAAAAAAAATGATGAATTATTATTATACATAGTAAATGAAAAAAGTTTAAAAGTTTTTGATATAACAAATCCTTATTACCCATTTTTAAAAAAAGAAATTATTGGTAATTTTATTTCAGTGTCATCAAATGATTTTAGTATAATTCTTTTGTCAAAAAATAACTTAATATTAATGGATAAAAAATATAAAATATATTTTCAAAAAGAAATTAAACAATTAAAAAAAATAATTTATAACAATAACAAAATGTTTATTGTTGCTTTGTCAGACAAGCTGATAAGATATGACTATAAAAATGGGATGATATATTATAAAAAAGAATTGAGATTATCTAAAATAATTTCATATGATATATATGAAAATAAGATAGCTTTTTTAACAATTAATAATGAAATATATGTTTATAATATGGATTTTGAATTATTGGATTATATTTATTTAAAAGAAAAAATAAAAAAAATAAAGCTTTATGGTAACCTTATTTATTATTATTCTGATGATTTGAATTTTATAGAGATGAATAACTCAGGAAGGAAGTGA
- a CDS encoding NAD(P)/FAD-dependent oxidoreductase — MIFLIAVIGGGIVGTLIARELNKYVEDVWLFEAKTNFGMGVTKSNSAVLHGGYDDPPGSLRAQLCYKGNQLYTQLQKELHFDLKRVGSHVVAIEDEETKYIYNLLKKAEKNGVKEVRIVEKLELLEMEKNINPKAKRSLFCEIAGIFDPWIVAMQAAKSVRINGGRTLIKKRLVEVEKKNGKFLLRFQDKSEYFADLVINAAGLFADDVAKLFDDEVPEIFPVKGEYFLLSKDFQYVNSTIFPVPTGISKGCLVLPTVDGGFLVGPNANRVLSKYDTATTREGLNEIREKGTKLVPNLNFRRHLVKTFAGLRPETEKKDFYIDIGKSGAIHVSGIRSPGLTAAPAIAKYVVEYLIQEKLGMNLYKRENYVPEVEKTPHLVHINRNEWNEIIQKDPNAGEMICHCNKVTKKEIIDAIKNGARTLDDIKFMTRASFGECQGGFCTAKILKILAEYTGRDPREINQNEDGSWIVNAKVRI; from the coding sequence GTGATTTTTTTGATTGCTGTAATAGGTGGGGGAATAGTAGGAACTCTTATTGCAAGGGAACTGAATAAATATGTAGAAGATGTATGGCTTTTTGAAGCAAAAACGAATTTTGGTATGGGGGTAACAAAATCAAATTCTGCAGTTTTGCATGGTGGTTATGATGATCCACCAGGCAGTTTAAGAGCCCAATTATGTTACAAGGGGAATCAACTATATACACAATTACAAAAAGAATTACATTTTGATTTAAAAAGGGTTGGATCACATGTTGTTGCAATTGAAGATGAAGAAACTAAATATATATATAATCTTTTAAAAAAAGCTGAAAAAAATGGAGTAAAGGAAGTTAGAATAGTTGAAAAATTAGAATTACTTGAAATGGAAAAAAATATCAATCCAAAAGCCAAACGATCATTATTTTGTGAAATAGCAGGTATTTTTGATCCCTGGATAGTTGCCATGCAGGCAGCAAAATCCGTTAGAATAAATGGTGGAAGAACATTAATAAAAAAACGTCTTGTCGAAGTTGAAAAGAAAAATGGAAAATTTTTACTCAGATTTCAGGATAAATCTGAATATTTTGCTGATCTTGTTATTAACGCTGCAGGATTGTTTGCAGATGATGTGGCTAAATTATTTGATGATGAAGTACCAGAAATTTTTCCTGTAAAAGGGGAGTATTTCTTACTATCAAAAGATTTTCAATATGTAAATTCTACAATTTTTCCTGTACCAACTGGAATTTCGAAAGGTTGTTTGGTTTTACCAACAGTAGATGGTGGATTTTTAGTAGGTCCAAATGCCAATAGAGTTTTATCAAAATATGATACAGCCACAACAAGAGAAGGACTTAATGAAATAAGAGAAAAAGGAACAAAATTAGTTCCAAATTTGAATTTTAGAAGACATCTTGTAAAAACATTTGCAGGATTAAGACCTGAAACAGAAAAAAAAGATTTTTATATAGATATAGGAAAAAGTGGTGCAATTCATGTATCTGGAATTAGATCACCAGGACTCACAGCAGCACCGGCAATAGCCAAATATGTTGTTGAATATTTAATTCAGGAAAAACTAGGTATGAATTTATATAAAAGGGAAAACTATGTACCAGAAGTAGAAAAAACACCACATTTAGTCCATATCAATAGAAATGAATGGAATGAAATTATTCAAAAAGATCCCAATGCAGGAGAAATGATTTGTCACTGTAATAAAGTAACCAAAAAAGAAATAATTGATGCTATTAAAAATGGTGCAAGAACATTAGATGATATTAAATTTATGACAAGAGCATCTTTTGGAGAATGTCAGGGTGGTTTTTGTACAGCTAAGATTTTAAAAATATTGGCAGAATATACAGGAAGAGATCCAAGAGAAATAAATCAAAATGAAGATGGATCATGGATTGTGAATGCGAAGGTGAGAATATGA